The genomic interval ACGAGGAAAGCGAGTCGAGGCTGTTCTCCAAGATCATGAAGGCGCAGTATGAGTTCGACTCGCCCTTCTGGGATGACATCTCTGAATCTGGTATTTACACTGAGCACGCTCGCAGACGTGTTGAACAGCGGCTTTGCTCCTCGCCTCTAACTGTGTGTGTCGCTTGTGTCATTTTGCAGCTAAGGACTTCATCCGTAACATGATGCAGAAGAACCCCAGCATGCGGTACACCACCGACCTCGCGCTCAGACATCCCTGGTGAGTGTCGGTCGTAAGCCTTGTATCATAACATGAGATTAAACTCTTGAAATGTTCAATTGTCTCGTGTTTTTACCCCCAGTTATATAGTTGCATTTCATTATTATGGTCCTCTTTGGGCTTTTTTACTCTCCTTACAAAAGGAGAAAGAGCTTCCTACAACATGGGACtataatttatatttatattcttaGATTTCTAACATTTTAGCGACACTATATGCGCACTCACAttcagtaaataaacatatgTTATGTCCAGGTGGTAGGGACTTATCTCTGTATGTGTTAGGTCACACAGATTGGTTCAGGATTAACTTGTTCCTTggagtaaatgtgtttgttctgttccCTCATCTGATTTCCAGGATAATCGGAAAGACGGCACGGAGCCAGGACATCTACTATTCTGTCAGCGTCAACATCCAAAAGAACTTTGCCAAGACCAAGTGGAAGGTCGGTCCTCACTGATTTCTTGGCATTACAGTGATAATCTTATAAAGGACCCACTGTTTATAGTAGATTAATCGGGTGTCCACCTAAATCCTCCCTGATTAAGGACAGTTTAATTAGATCCTGTTCCGTAATCAAGCCCGCTGATGGCTGATGTAGGGCTTTTACTGTCAGGGGAATCAGAGTGGACTTGATTGTTTGGCAATAATAAAAATGActtgataaataaaacatgtgcTTTCTGTCTAGACAGTCTACTTGATAGACTTCCTTTAGCCGAACCAAGCATTTTATAAGCCTTAGCCTAGCCAAAAGTCGAAATGTAAAGAATTGTAAACATATCCGTGGTTCGCAGAAATGAGTGATTCCCTCCAGACATCATCATGGATTAGCAGTTCAAGTCAAGCTATGTATAGTCTATTAAGCGCTCAGATCTTTTTTTTGACCCTCTTGTCTATTTTCACTTCACAGCAAGCTTTTAACGCTACTGTCGCCATCAATCACATGAAGAAGCTGCAGCTGGCCCACTCAGAACTGGTCCTGAGGAAGACCAGCATCCCAGACATCAAGGTGAGCGACGTGTCCACCCCACCAACCACGAACCACAAACGTCTCGATCCAGGAAAACCTGACCCCAAGGCGGCGGAGGTCAATGGGACAGTAAACGGGCCGAATCACATGTCCCTGCCCACGACAAACATTGAACCAAAGAGCCAGTACCACATGCTGAAGGCCACCCAGAGTCAGTGCGTCGCACACCACGCACCCACTATAGCTGAGCAGGGGAAGAACGTCTACCACTCAGAGCCGTCCAACCTGAACGGGTTTGTACAAACTAAGAAACGTCTGAGGTTTTTTAAATTCTGAGTTTCTGTTATCGCAGCGGGACCGACGCTTGACGAtgcttttctctttttgctTTCAGGTATGGTAAAACCCGTGACAACAAACCTCTGCAGACCGGAGTTTGCTCAGTCATGTGAAGGCTGCATGAAGTTtacatggaaaaaaacacattttacttgGTAGGTTCACATAAACCCTTCACATTAAAAACCAAAATGCTGTTGCACGAGTGAACTTATTTCGATtacacatttattaaacaaGTTTTCAAAGTGCATCAGTcccacacaaataaaatgtatcaatcATTTATTACATTTGAAGATGTGATATataaaaattacataaaaattaaataagtGACAAAACTTTCAGTGTCCCTATGAAGCCTtcataaacatttaataaatggtGAATAAGGCAATAAGACACTATACTGTAGTTGTACACAGATTAAGGGCCTTTAATTGCATGCTGTTTGACAACATATGTCAGTATATGTGGTGCGATGTGATACGACAAGATCAGATGCGATACAATACGATACCATAGGATACGATGA from Sparus aurata chromosome 7, fSpaAur1.1, whole genome shotgun sequence carries:
- the camk1gb gene encoding calcium/calmodulin-dependent protein kinase IGb isoform X3, with protein sequence MGRHEADFVWKKNTENIHEVFDFMEELGSGAFSEVFMVKEKKTGKLFAIKCVKKKQKRDLNLENEIAVLRRIQHDNVVGMEDFYESRSHYYLVMQLVSGGELFDRILDKGVYSEKDASSVIQQVLQAVSYLHQNGIVHRDLKPENILYYSQEEDSKIMISDFGLSKMIENDIMSTACGTPGYVAPEVLAQKPYSKAVDCWSIGVITYILLCGYPPFYEESESRLFSKIMKAQYEFDSPFWDDISESAKDFIRNMMQKNPSMRYTTDLALRHPWIIGKTARSQDIYYSVSVNIQKNFAKTKWKQAFNATVAINHMKKLQLAHSELVLRKTSIPDIKVSDVSTPPTTNHKRLDPGKPDPKAAEVNGTVNGPNHMSLPTTNIEPKSQYHMLKATQSQCVAHHAPTIAEQGKNVYHSEPSNLNGYGKTRDNKPLQTGVCSVM